The genomic region TCCACATGCGGTCCGGGAACACCACGATACGGCTAGAAAGGCCGACCACTTCGCCCTTGATGGGCTTGCCCTTGCCGCCCAGAGTGCGGATCTCTACATCTTTGCCCAGGTTCATGCGCTGGTAGACCTGCTCGTTGATATAGCCGCGGATTAAAGATGGGGACTTGTGGGTCAAGGTCACGATAGGCGTAAAGCTGGAAACTTTTTCCCCTTCACGCACATTCACGCTGCCCACCACCCAGCTTTCCTTGGCAATCTGCACCAGGTCCGCCTGTTCCTTTTTGAGCTGTTCCAGTTCTTTTTGCAAGGTGGCCGCCTCGGTAACACCACTTTTCCTTTGAAGACTACGGCTCCCCTGCAAGAGGGCTATCTGCTCGTTGGCATTTTTCTCGGCCAGGGCCAGTTCGTCTTTCAGGTTCTTGATCTGCATAGCCATGCCGTCGTTGCCACCAGCCTTGGCGTTGTTTCCACTCAGGCTTTTCAGTTTAGAAGAAATTTCCTTGTTCTTCTGGTATTCCGTTTCCAGCCTGTTGATTTCAAACCGGAGAGCCGCACTGCGGGTAGCAAGGTCCGCCTTTACGGAAGCCACACGCTGGTCGATATCCGCCTTGTTCAGGCTGCTACGGCCCTCGATGGCGTCCAGTTCCCGGGTCACTTCGTTAATGCGAAGGGTCAAGTCGGGGCGGTTCAGTTCCACGATGGTGTCACCCGCCTTGATTTCTTGACCGGGCATCACATGGACCTTCACGATTTCGGTAGCGCTAGGCACGCTGATGATGGTTTCAGAAGCTTCGGCAATGCCCTGGAACAGGGCGACGTTCCCCTGGTAAAAATACCCCAGACCCACCACGGCCACTACGGCCAGAATCCAGGCGATAGAAAGCTTGCGCTTGTAGATAGAAGAAATGAGGAATGTGTTTTTCAGAGCCATTTTCGTTCCTCCCCTACATGTCCGTGGTGGCGTCCTGCATCATGAACTGGATGTCAGAAAGCCCCTCCACCTTGGAGAGTTCCGCAAGGACTTCGGCCGCAGGCTTAGACGCCTTCAGTTTTATCTGGTAGGCCACGTCTATGCGCTCGCCTCCGTTCACCTCCCGCATGGTTATCAAGATAAACGTCTTCAGGTTTTTCCGCAAAATCTTTTCTGTTTCCAGGCGGGGTTCCGATGTATTGGGCATGGCGAAGCGGAGCATACCGTCAAAGAAATGCTTGGTGCCAAGACCCGTGCGAGAAAGCAAGAAGGCAACGACACAGAAGGCCAAAGTTCCGCCCACGGCAGCGCCCCAGGCATACACGCCGCAACCGATGCCAGCGCCCAAGGCCGCAAAGATGAACATGATGTCGCGGGGGTCCTTGAAACTGGTGCGGAAGCGGACAATGGATAGCGCACCCAGCATACCGAGACCGCGGCCCACGTTGTCGCCGATGGCCTGCATCACCGTGGCGGCCACCACCGAACTGAGCACCAGGGCCTGCACGTAGTTCCTGGAGTAGGAAAGTCCCAGGAAGGTCCGTTCGTAGGTCCAGCCGATAATGGACGAAAGCACAAAGGCCAACAAAAGCGTATAGGCCAGGGTAATGATAGTGGCGTTAGCCGTACTGGATTGAACAGCCAATAAGTCGAGCATAGAAACTCCGTTGTTTATACCATTAAAAGATACTTTTTTAGGGGAATTTTATCCCAGCACGTTAACTACTTAAACGATATTATTCAACGCCCTTAATTTTTTTTTACAAAGAATGGGAAGAAACACCCCTATTTTTCCATTCCCAGCAGGCATCCCGCCGTTTCACCAATTCGTTCTCGCCCTAGCGCCGTTCTCACGAAATCTGCCGCAATTCATTGCCATTGGCAAAATTTTGTATAACAGTACTTGACCAGGGAAAATTAAAATGTATATTACTTTGTGAAAAAAACAAAAGCCAAAGGAAAACTTATGAAAAAACTTCTCACCCACTCTCTCGTCACTTGCGGAATACTTCTGTTTGCCGCCTGCTCTGACAACTCTTCCAGTGCCGAGGGAGGCTGCCCTCTCGCCAGCCAACTTCCACCTTCGAAAATAAAGTGGGAAGAAATGACTGAATATGACACGGGTACCCAATTCTGTACCGCAGATATCTGGGGCGAAATGTCAATGAACGCAGAAGAACTGAATAACTACAACGCCCAGGTCATCGCGAATGGTTTCGACATGAGTCAAATGGATTGGGGCGATGGCTACAAATACGAATTTACCAAAAGGGAAGGCGATGCCACCACCACCTTTACCTTCGCCTACAGCACCAACACAGGTGTAATGAGCGAGATTTCCATTACAAAAAGCGTCAAGCAATATGTGAACGGCGGCATGGACCGTATCATAGAGGGACTCACCCCGCTTCTTCCGACCATTGCAAGTACGCCGACAATCTTGAAATGGCAGACGACTAGCGAGACGGCGACAGCAAGCGGCTCTACCTACAAGGGCAAGACAAGTGCCGAACTGGATGCCTTTGTCGGCCAGTTGGTTTCTGCAGGGTGGCAGAACGTGATGATCGAGTTTATTGTCAATACCTGGACAATTACGGCAACCAACTCCATAGACGGCGCAAATTACATGCTTTCCGTCAATGTGACGATTATGAGCAACTATTCCGGCTCTACCTGGGAAACGGCCGAATCCAGTTATTCAGACAATCAGCTTTCGCTGATTATCACAAAAATATAGGCGGACAAGTCTGTCGCAACGCTGACAACATATCCCGAGTAATTACCATGACGGATTCGTTCCGTCATTTTTTTATTAACAAAAAAGTCCGGGAGCCAAGCCCGGACGAAACATTCTCTTTTGCAAACTGGAAGTTACTTCGCGGCGGCGGAGTCTGTCACTTCAACCTTGGCAGCGGTATCGGCACTCACAGCGACCGTAGAGTCGGCAGCACTGTCAGCAGGCACGGCCACGGTACTATCAACAGCAGGTGCTGCCGCTTCGGCAGGCTCAGCGACCTTCTCAACAGCGGCAGGGGCAGCAGGAACAGCCTCGGCGGCCTTGGGAGCAGGAGTCCCGAAGAAGGAAATCTTCGCAAGGAAAATCATCATAATCCAGGAGACCACCAGGCCGAGGATACCCATGACAACGCCGGTAATGGCCATGCCGCGGGTATCGGTGTAGCCAGTGGCGTGGGCAAGTGCGTTAGGCGGCGTAGAGATAGGCAGGCTCATGCCGAGAGAGCTTGCAAAGGCCACAGACACGAGAAGAGCGGTTACGCCACCCAGGCCGACCAGGTTGTCCTGGCAGGCAATACCCACGGCGCAAAGAATAGGAACAAGCAGGGTGGCCGTAGAAGTATGGCTCATGAAGTTGGCCATGAAGAGGCAGATGATGCCGCAGCCAATCATCAGGGCCAGCGGAGACCAGCTTGCAAACGGGATGGTCTTGATAAGGTGGGCGGCAAGACCCGTAGCGTTGAGGCCAACACCCAGGGCAAAACCACCGGCCACGAGCCAAAGCACATCCCAGCTCATGGCATTCAGGTCTTTCTTGGTAATCACGCCGGTCAGGGCGAACACGGCCATAGGAATCATGGCAATGGCGTTGTCGTTGATACCGTGGACATTCTTACCGGTCACCCACAAAATCACGCAAAGGACAAAGGTAATATAGACGATAATCGCCTTGGGGCTGGTGTCAAACTTGCCGGCCCCTTCGATGTTCAGGACCATCTCCTTCATCTTGATGGGGTAAATCTTGAGGAGGAGAATCCAGGCCACCACCATGAGGATAATCACGTAGGGGATACCGAAGGCCATCCACTGGCCAAATGTCACGGGGTTTGCCACCAGGTCGCCACGGGCCACGGCGTCGTTCAGGGCACCGAGGGCGATAGCGTTAGGAGGCGTTCCGATAGGAGTACCCATGCCGCCGATGTTGGCGCCAAGGGGAATAGCGAGGGCAAAGGCTGCCTTACCGCGGTCATCGGGTTCAAAGAGCTTGAGCACCGGGGCGAGAATGGCAAGCATCATGGCGGCGGTGGCGGTATTGCTCATGAACATGGAGAACACGGCGGTAATGAGCATAAGGCCCAGAAGCACGAACTTCGGGTTCTTGCCGAAGGGCTTCAGGAGAACACGGGCCAGGTTCAAGTCCATCTTGTACTTGGTGGCTGCAGCAGCGAGGAAAAAGCCGCCCAAGAAAAGCATGATGATGGGGTTTGCGAAGGTGGCCATGATGGACTTGTGGCTGATCATGGTCACGCCGTCCACCCGGAAAGGCGTCAGGGAAGAGTCGGACATGGTCACGATCATGAGCACGATGACCAGCACCGACGTGGACCAAATGGGGAACGGTTGAAGAATCCAGAAAAGGGCGGCCATGACGAAAACGCCGATGACGCGGATTTCGAGGGGATTCAAGATTCCCATGGGGCTTGCGGCATCGAACCCGAGGGATTCGTAGGGCAAGAAGAGGGCGACAATCGCAAGGATCGACGCAATGATGAACTTGATGAATTTAGCCTTTGTCATAGTGGGCCCAAATGTAGAAATTATGGCCCCCGGTGGCAATGAAAAAAAGCCCCCGATTTAGGCGGGGGCTACTTTGTAAGTCAAATGTAAGAGAGCGTCACTTGATGGCGACAGAACCGGCGGCCTGCTTAGAGCCTACGCGGACACGGACCATGTAGAGTCCGGACTTGGGGGTCTGCAGGGTCAGGGCGTTGGAGCCGGACACGGCCGTTCCCGAAACAGAGGACAGGACCTTGCCCTTCATATCGAGAATTTCCACGTAGGCCTTGGCACCGGCCAGGCTTTCGGAGACCTGGAAACCCACCTGCAGGGAGTTACCCGCCTGGAAGGCACGGAGCCCGTTCAGCTTCTGGGCCACCACGGTACGGGCGGAGGGCGCCACACGGACGGTCGCCGTCTTGGCCATGCTCCCGATGGAAACCTTCAGGGTGTCGTTCTCGGCCATCTGGGTAGTGGTTCCGTCAACCGTCACGAACACCTTGAGGCCCGATGCCCTGAGAGCGTCAACACCTTCGAAGTGCAGGTAGCCCGTGCGGTCGCCAGAGGCTTCCAGAGAGACTGTCCATTCGTAGCTGTCGCCGGCGGCCTTCTTGAAGGACTTGGCCAGGGACTTGTTGCCGTCCTTGATGGATAGGTTCACATGGTCACCCATGCCGGAAGGCGGCTCTTCGGAGGCCCATCCGGACTCGGAGACGCCCATGAAGTTCCAGCTGTCCCGCTTGCCATTGGCGTCGCGAAGCACGGCACGAATCGCCCAGCCCTTGCCGCCGGAGGCGAGCTCGACGGTCTTCTTCAGGGGCTCGACCACATTCTCCTCGCCCTCTGCGTCTACGGTCGCTACAAAGGCAGGCTTAGAGGGCAGCTTCCACTGGCTCGGGCCTGTGACCTTCGCCCATACGGCCTCATACGGACCAATCACATCCACTTCCTGGTAGGCACCCAGGCTGTCGTTCCAGCTGTAGAATTCAATACTGGACTTTTCGGTAGCGGATTTCTTCTCGTTCGAATTTTCGCCGTAAAGGTCCACATACCAGCCGTAGGGGTTTGCCACCATATTCCAGCCGGTATAGACGCTATCCAACTTCCAGACCACGGGGTCCTTAGGAGCAGCCATGTCCTTTTTCATGACCAGCGGGCGACCTTCCAGGGAACTGTACCAGTAACCCGTCAAGTTGTCCACCTTGTCGTCCCGGTTCAGCCTCTGGTATTGCCAGAAGGCGCCCGTGTTCCGAGTGTCGTCCCACCAGTAGAAGCGAATATCGTCATCCCAGGTCACGGAATCCATAACCACGTTGGACAGCGACAGCATGCGCCAACCGCCTTCGGCAGCAGAAGCAATTTCGGCCTTCACCTCGAAATCCTGTTCGAACACATCGGAGGACTTGCGGTTTGCAACCGTGGCCGTCAGCAGGTACGTGCCTGCACGCAGGGGGTAGTAATCCCAGGAGCCTTCGTAAGGCGTCTTCGAAATTTGAATCACGGAATCCGCAACCGCCTTCCCGTCGTCGTCTTCCAGCACAATCTTTACAGAAGCGCCGCTCGCGCCAAACTCGTTGGTAGCAAATTCAAAGCGGATAGCGCTACCGGACTGCAACAGTTTCGATGTGACGAACTTGGCGGGTGTGGGATTTTCCGGCATAAAGTAGGCGGCAAAAGTAGCCTTGGTGATGCTACCCGCAAGGGTATCCCCTTCGTGATACACATACTTCTTGCCATCCAAGGTCATGACCAGGGAATCCAGTATGTAATCCTTTGCAGGCAAGCCCTGGACCACAAAGCTCGAACCCTTCACATAGTAAGGCAAGAGCATGGTGCCGTCCTTGGCGAACTTGTGCAGTTGGGTGCCGACGACCTTTCCGGTGGAATCCTTACGGATTTCCTTGAACGCCACAGAGCCGTTCTCAGATTCCGTCAACTTCGTCTGCTTGTAGCTAAGCTCATCTACGCAAATCTTGGCATCGACCCACTTGGCGTACAGGGGGTATTTCTCCTGACGGTTGCCAACTTGCAAATCCAGCTCCTTTGACAACACAAAATTGAATACATCGAAAGCCACTGCCCAATTGTCAGGCATTTCATATTCGCAATTAGGTTCGCCATTACAATCAGGGTTCCTATTGACATCGGGCCCTTCCATGACGGGTTCATCTTGAATTTCAATATTGGAGTGCACCGTCCAGCCCTCTACGCATTGGTCTGCCGTATAGACCCAGAAAGGCAAATCGATGGCGTCATCTTCGGCATTAAGCTTGTATGTTCCCACGGAATCAGAATTCTCGCCGTAAAGAACATCGGTCTTGCCGGTTTCAAAAACAATATTGAACTTCTTGTAGGTGTAGTTGGCGGAGAATTCCATATTCGAAGACATAAGCTCCCACGGATCGATTGTCAACAGGTCGCCTTCCTTGAGTTTTTTTGTCTCCGGGGTCCCTCCATCAAAGGAAGCCTTGGTGAAAGTAATGTCTCCATCCAATTCATAGCCAGCATATCCATCGGCAAAAACCTCGAAGACAAATTTGTTGGTATCGGCGTAAGGCACCAGGATTCCCGTCACGCCCACATCTTGCTGTACAGACTTATGCCTCAGGGTATCGCCCATCCACACCTGTTGCAAGACGATGTTCCCTAGTTCGGAATTGTCCTTGACGACATAGTTGTTCCAGACCAATTCCTGTTCTTCGCGAATACGATAGCCTGCATAATCTGAACAAGAAGCCACATCGTATTCCCATTGCGCATACAATTTCATTGACTTGGAGCCGTCTTTATTGGTCGTGTAGGGAATGCGCTGCTCTTCTTCGTTACTAAGCAATTCTTCAATCATGCCGAAACTGGACACGTAGATTCCGTCATCGTAATCTGGGTACTGATCCGGAGAAAACTCTCCCACAAAACAAGCGTCCGTCCGGAAAGCATACCATTGACCGGATGGGACAAATTGGTCATACTGATTTTCACTGGTATAGGTAGCACCAAGTTCGGTTTTACCGTTCCAGGTAGTCGCTATAAAGAGCGGATTATAGTCAGTATTGGTTTCATAATTGACATCAAAGGTTACGTGATACCGAATTTCGGCGGTTTGCGGCAAGAATCCCACATAAATCGGGTAATCATACTCATATTGCCGTAGAGATTCTACCGCAGCAAACAAGTTCGTCAAGTCAATGTTGCCATCCTTGTCCAACCACACATAGCGGGCGTAAACCAAATCGTTATCGGAATTGACCTGCTCATCCATCTTGGCACGGATTTCCACCGGGGATTCCAAAGCCTTCACCGTATCCTTGAGGAAGGGGTGATCTAGATTGTTTGATGCTAGCTGCGAAAGAGCGCTCCCCATGAGTGTATAAAGTTCTGTTGCGCCATCATTTGAGGAAGCTCCCACGATTACCAGGGCTAGAGTTCCGTTCACATCGTTCCATAAATCGGGAGGATAGTCTGCAACAAGATAGGGTGAGAAGGGCATGGATTTCGTAGAAGTGTTCTGTTCATTAAAGGCATTTCTAAGAATAGACTCAATTGCACTGGAAGTTGACGTTTCCACCTCCAGATAATCGGGAGCCCCGAACAAAAGCGATTCTCCATTTGCATCTACAGCCTTCATTTGAGCATTGGCAACGCCCAAATCAAATCTACTGCCATGCAAGTCGCCAACAAACAGGTAGCCCCCTGCCGTATTCACGGGTTCGGATTCATAGACTACATAGAGGGTATCGCCGTTAGAAAACTCCGAGAGGGCATCGGCGTAGAATTTGCCTGTTCCATCAGTCTGCACATATTCGTAATCACAATAAGTCACATTGCCGTCTTTACGGCAAACCTTCCTGGCGAATTGGAACCCGTAATACTGGTACGTTCTTTCATCCGGATTATAAGAGGCCAGATAAGGCACCCTAGTCCAAGCACTGTCGCTGGAAATGGTCGCCGCTGGGGTTCCCATAAAGTAGACGTCCTCACCAAGAGAGGAGGAATACTCGTCCAAAGTGTAGAACACATCTCCATCGGTGGATTCAACAAACCCATGCATCACCGTCACCGATTTCTTTTCCGTGAGTGTAAAGTACCTATCCGAATCAAACACGGCCGAAGACTTTGGCTGAAACACCAACGCCCTTCCGTTATCGTAATAAGTCCAGCGGTAGTTCTCGCCTGCTATCTGGGCGGCCGTAGTCATCCATGAACTATTGTGGAGTTTTCCCGTATAGTCGGTATAGAGGTACAAGCGAATACCATCCTGAGTTTCCTCTACATCAGAAGTCCATTTTTCCTTGTCAGAAGCAGAGGCGTTCTGGTAATATTCGCTATTCGCAGAAAATTCAATTCGGCAAATAGGATGAAGCGTTCCTGTTGCAAATACGGGAAATCCGCCATTGACATCGTCCTTGCGGGACCAATCCAACGTTCCAAAATTATCTTGCAGAGTAGAATGCATATCCGGTGGAGCAATGTGAGCAGCATTACTCAGGCTGTACGCAAATTCGTCCGTCTGCATATAAGCGGCCGCAAAAACGCCATCATCCTCCGGGATACTTTCACCGATAGTGTTGCGGTAACTGTGAGTGTAGCTATTGCCAAAGTTCAAATTCGTCCACTGGTCCGTTATATCTTCTTCGCTCACAGTCATATAACCGGCCATATCTTTCGCTAGATAGTCATCTTTGCCATAGTGGTAGTTGTTGCCTACAACGGAGCTGCTGGTATTGGGGAGAGCCAGTTCACCGGCCAAAAACCCGATTTTACACGCCCCGTTGTACGTGGTATCGGGCATGGAAATATCACCCACGGTGTAGGTGTTGACAATGTTGACAGGTGCTGCCGTCTGGTACATTGCTGGCGCTGCGCGCCCGACAATGCCACCAAGATACTGATTCAGTAAAGTTGGCTCAAGAGGATCTTCATCAAGTTGAGGTATCAAATAGATTGTGTCGGCATCTGAATGGACATTCAAATCGCTAATACCAACATTGACGATAGTTCCGCCATTCTCTAGCTTACCTACCAGGCCGCCAAGGAAGACACTCATATCCACTTCCGAATTTTGTTCGTACCAAAGTTTGTCAACAGAATAGGGGGCAGATTCATCGCTGGCATAAAGTTCCACATTCTTCCCAGTAATATTTTTGAAGGAAACCCCTTCTCCCCTAACCATACCAACCAGACCACCTGCCTGGGCTGCCGTAATCTTCACATTCTTCATGGTAACATCACGGATTTGATTTCCACCACCAGTCACGATGCCAACAGCCGTACCCGCCACCACAAGCCTTCCAGCGGCATCGTTGTTGACTTCAATGTTCACATTCTCAAAATTCACCTCGGCTACGTTTCCGCTATTCAACTTGGAAAAGAATCCTATACCGATTTCAGTGGTGCCAAGATCCGCTTCGTAATCATCCGGTATGCTATCAAGCTTGAGGCAAAGGTTCTTGATGGTATGGCCATTTCCATAGAATCCATTGCCATTGTCATTGGGCAAAGGCCTAAAAGTAATGGCGCAGGAGCCATCGCTATTGACCCCACCAAAGTCGATATCCGTAAGCAATTCAAGTCCACCATGTGCTCTAGATATAAAGGACGTCAAATAAGAATAGGCGTCTACCATCGCCTCTTGCGTATGGGACTTAGTTTCATCGTACCACAAATCAAAGCAGGTTTCTTCAATATCCGGGCCACCATCCGTAGAAGGCTCCGTTGTCGGAGTATAACTGCTAGGCTGCTGGGACAAGGCTAGGTAAGTATAATCCATATTCCCTACCTTAATACAAAACTTCATCCCCGACACCGAACCGGTGTTTGCGGCGGTAGCTGTAGTTGCCAGAAGTAGCAAAGCAAGGCCCATCAAGCTGGCCAGGTTCAATCTACGTTCCATAAATACCTCTCTCCGGGGGAAGCGGTCTTCCCCCTATCATTTCCCATAAAAATAACATATTTAAAAGATTCTCCTTTGCGATTTAGGTCACATGTTGCCGAAAATCACATTTTAGGGGCTAGAGACTAGGATTTAGAGATTAGTGATTTCCAAGCCCTCAAATCCTAACCCCTATCCCCTAGAGCCTAACCCCTCTTTTACTATATTAAACGTGTCATTGGAGAAAATATGCAGGATTTGGACCAGACCATCGTCACCCCAGGCAACACTATCCCTTTTAGGGTCATGGAGTTACACCCCCACCTGATAATCCTGTACCCCCAGACTCAATTCAAGCAGATTGCCTTGGAAAAAGGCACGGTTATCCTTGGTCGCGGTGCCGATGCCGACATCCGCCTGGACGACGAACTGGTGAGCCGCAAGCACTGCAGCCTGACCTTCGACGGCAAGAACGTCACGGTCCAGGACCTGGGCAGCACCAACGGCACCTACGTGGACGGGAATCCGGTGAGCCAGATGGTCTTGGATTCCGACAACCGCCTGCAGCTGGGCAAGCACGTGCTGAAAATCGACTTCAAGGATGCCAGCGAAGAGGCCTTTGACCGGGAACTCTACGAGGCGGCCACCATGGACCCGCTGACCAAGATTTCCAACCGCCGGAACTTCTTTGACCGGAGCCTGGGCGAGCTTGCCCTTGCCCGCCGGAACAACTTCTTTGTGCATGCCATCATGGTGGATGCCGACCACTTCAAGCACGTGAACGACACCTGGGGCCACCAGTGCGGCGACATGGTTCTGAAAGAAATCGCCCGCATTCTCAAAGAAGAAAAGCGGGAATCGGACCTGCTGGCCCGTTACGGCGGCGAAGAATTCGTGCTCTTGCTCAGCGGAATTGGCGTAGAAGACGCCAAAAAGAGCGCCGAGCGGCTCCGTATGGCGGTAGAACGCCACCGTTTCTCCTGGAAGGATACCATTATCCCCGTGACCATTTCTCTCGGGCTTGCAAGCAAGCAAGGGGAAAATATTGGGAAAATCGAGGACCTGATCGCGGAATGCGACCGTCTTTTGTACGTAGCCAAGGAAGGCGGACGGAATCAGGTGGCGAGCGAAGCGTAGCTTCGCTCCGCTGTTCTAAGTTCTAAGTTACGCCCTATCGGGCTAGTTACTAGACTTTTTTGATTGACATCTCTAGTAACTACTAACTAGTAACTAGGAACTTTCCTATATTTGGCGCCGCAATGTCCACTTTGAACTCCCAGCGCCTCAATTCCTTCGGGACTGCAAGCATCCCGAAACTGGTGCTGCAGTTTTCGGTACCCGCCATCATCAGCATGCTGGTGAACGCCCTCTATAATATAGTGGACCGTTTTTTCGTGGGCCAGGGTGTAGGCAGCCTCGGTATCGCGGGTATCACCCTATGTTTCCCCATTTGCCTCTTTATTATGGCCATGTCCATGATGATCGGCGTGGGCGGCAACACCCTCTTTGCTATCCGTCTCGGGCAAAAGAAGTACATACAAGCTAGCATTATCCTGAACAACTCCTTTTCGTTGCTCATACTGATGGCGGTCTGCACCTTCGCCCTGGGCGAAATTTTCATGGTGCCGCTCCTGAAACTTTTCGGGGCCAGCGAACAGACCCTGCCGGTAGCCTCCAGCTACATGCGCATCTTGCTTTTCGGGGCGGTTTTCCAGACCATCGCCCCCGGCATGAACCACTTTATCCGCTCCATGGGCCACCCCAAGACGGCCATGTTCCGTGAAGTCATCGGAGCGGTTTCCAATATCATTCTGGACTGGCTGTTTATCATGAAGTTCCACTGGGGAATCGAAGGGGCCGCTTGGGCCACCATCTCCTCCCAGCTTATCGCCAGCGCCCTCATTACCCAGTTCTTCGTGAAAAAGGATACGCCCATCAAGATCCGCTGGCGCCACATGAAGCTCCGGTTCCCCTACGTGCGAAAGATTATCATCTTGGGTATCCCGCCATCACTGATGCAGCTGTGCAACAGCCTGATGAACGCCATTTTGGCCTGGAGCCTCACCACCTACGGAAACATCAGCCTTCACGACACCGGAGTCCTTTCCGGCGGGGACATGGCCATTTCCGCTTTCGGCATCGTGAACAGCATCGCCTCCTTTATTTTGCTCCCGCTATTGGGATTCGTCCACGGCACCCAACCCATCATCGGCTACAACTACGGTGCCCGCTTGAACGCACGAGTCAAGGCAACCCTGAAGTTCACCTTCATCTACGCCTTCGGATTTATGATTGTGGCCTGGGCACTCATGATGTGGCAGGCAGAAGCGCTGGTTGCACCTTTCGCGCCAAACGACCTTAAATTGCAGGAGACCGCCGCCTGGGCCATGCGGATTTTCGGGGCGG from Fibrobacter sp. harbors:
- a CDS encoding HlyD family efflux transporter periplasmic adaptor subunit; protein product: MALKNTFLISSIYKRKLSIAWILAVVAVVGLGYFYQGNVALFQGIAEASETIISVPSATEIVKVHVMPGQEIKAGDTIVELNRPDLTLRINEVTRELDAIEGRSSLNKADIDQRVASVKADLATRSAALRFEINRLETEYQKNKEISSKLKSLSGNNAKAGGNDGMAMQIKNLKDELALAEKNANEQIALLQGSRSLQRKSGVTEAATLQKELEQLKKEQADLVQIAKESWVVGSVNVREGEKVSSFTPIVTLTHKSPSLIRGYINEQVYQRMNLGKDVEIRTLGGKGKPIKGEVVGLSSRIVVFPDRMWKMPDMPVYGREVTIKIPEDNSFLLGEMVTISEEGQIKDLATQIMDVFLGNGDE
- a CDS encoding SLC13/DASS family transporter — its product is MTKAKFIKFIIASILAIVALFLPYESLGFDAASPMGILNPLEIRVIGVFVMAALFWILQPFPIWSTSVLVIVLMIVTMSDSSLTPFRVDGVTMISHKSIMATFANPIIMLFLGGFFLAAAATKYKMDLNLARVLLKPFGKNPKFVLLGLMLITAVFSMFMSNTATAAMMLAILAPVLKLFEPDDRGKAAFALAIPLGANIGGMGTPIGTPPNAIALGALNDAVARGDLVANPVTFGQWMAFGIPYVIILMVVAWILLLKIYPIKMKEMVLNIEGAGKFDTSPKAIIVYITFVLCVILWVTGKNVHGINDNAIAMIPMAVFALTGVITKKDLNAMSWDVLWLVAGGFALGVGLNATGLAAHLIKTIPFASWSPLALMIGCGIICLFMANFMSHTSTATLLVPILCAVGIACQDNLVGLGGVTALLVSVAFASSLGMSLPISTPPNALAHATGYTDTRGMAITGVVMGILGLVVSWIMMIFLAKISFFGTPAPKAAEAVPAAPAAVEKVAEPAEAAAPAVDSTVAVPADSAADSTVAVSADTAAKVEVTDSAAAK
- a CDS encoding DUF4956 domain-containing protein — protein: MLDLLAVQSSTANATIITLAYTLLLAFVLSSIIGWTYERTFLGLSYSRNYVQALVLSSVVAATVMQAIGDNVGRGLGMLGALSIVRFRTSFKDPRDIMFIFAALGAGIGCGVYAWGAAVGGTLAFCVVAFLLSRTGLGTKHFFDGMLRFAMPNTSEPRLETEKILRKNLKTFILITMREVNGGERIDVAYQIKLKASKPAAEVLAELSKVEGLSDIQFMMQDATTDM
- a CDS encoding T9SS type A sorting domain-containing protein, producing MERRLNLASLMGLALLLLATTATAANTGSVSGMKFCIKVGNMDYTYLALSQQPSSYTPTTEPSTDGGPDIEETCFDLWYDETKSHTQEAMVDAYSYLTSFISRAHGGLELLTDIDFGGVNSDGSCAITFRPLPNDNGNGFYGNGHTIKNLCLKLDSIPDDYEADLGTTEIGIGFFSKLNSGNVAEVNFENVNIEVNNDAAGRLVVAGTAVGIVTGGGNQIRDVTMKNVKITAAQAGGLVGMVRGEGVSFKNITGKNVELYASDESAPYSVDKLWYEQNSEVDMSVFLGGLVGKLENGGTIVNVGISDLNVHSDADTIYLIPQLDEDPLEPTLLNQYLGGIVGRAAPAMYQTAAPVNIVNTYTVGDISMPDTTYNGACKIGFLAGELALPNTSSSVVGNNYHYGKDDYLAKDMAGYMTVSEEDITDQWTNLNFGNSYTHSYRNTIGESIPEDDGVFAAAYMQTDEFAYSLSNAAHIAPPDMHSTLQDNFGTLDWSRKDDVNGGFPVFATGTLHPICRIEFSANSEYYQNASASDKEKWTSDVEETQDGIRLYLYTDYTGKLHNSSWMTTAAQIAGENYRWTYYDNGRALVFQPKSSAVFDSDRYFTLTEKKSVTVMHGFVESTDGDVFYTLDEYSSSLGEDVYFMGTPAATISSDSAWTRVPYLASYNPDERTYQYYGFQFARKVCRKDGNVTYCDYEYVQTDGTGKFYADALSEFSNGDTLYVVYESEPVNTAGGYLFVGDLHGSRFDLGVANAQMKAVDANGESLLFGAPDYLEVETSTSSAIESILRNAFNEQNTSTKSMPFSPYLVADYPPDLWNDVNGTLALVIVGASSNDGATELYTLMGSALSQLASNNLDHPFLKDTVKALESPVEIRAKMDEQVNSDNDLVYARYVWLDKDGNIDLTNLFAAVESLRQYEYDYPIYVGFLPQTAEIRYHVTFDVNYETNTDYNPLFIATTWNGKTELGATYTSENQYDQFVPSGQWYAFRTDACFVGEFSPDQYPDYDDGIYVSSFGMIEELLSNEEEQRIPYTTNKDGSKSMKLYAQWEYDVASCSDYAGYRIREEQELVWNNYVVKDNSELGNIVLQQVWMGDTLRHKSVQQDVGVTGILVPYADTNKFVFEVFADGYAGYELDGDITFTKASFDGGTPETKKLKEGDLLTIDPWELMSSNMEFSANYTYKKFNIVFETGKTDVLYGENSDSVGTYKLNAEDDAIDLPFWVYTADQCVEGWTVHSNIEIQDEPVMEGPDVNRNPDCNGEPNCEYEMPDNWAVAFDVFNFVLSKELDLQVGNRQEKYPLYAKWVDAKICVDELSYKQTKLTESENGSVAFKEIRKDSTGKVVGTQLHKFAKDGTMLLPYYVKGSSFVVQGLPAKDYILDSLVMTLDGKKYVYHEGDTLAGSITKATFAAYFMPENPTPAKFVTSKLLQSGSAIRFEFATNEFGASGASVKIVLEDDDGKAVADSVIQISKTPYEGSWDYYPLRAGTYLLTATVANRKSSDVFEQDFEVKAEIASAAEGGWRMLSLSNVVMDSVTWDDDIRFYWWDDTRNTGAFWQYQRLNRDDKVDNLTGYWYSSLEGRPLVMKKDMAAPKDPVVWKLDSVYTGWNMVANPYGWYVDLYGENSNEKKSATEKSSIEFYSWNDSLGAYQEVDVIGPYEAVWAKVTGPSQWKLPSKPAFVATVDAEGEENVVEPLKKTVELASGGKGWAIRAVLRDANGKRDSWNFMGVSESGWASEEPPSGMGDHVNLSIKDGNKSLAKSFKKAAGDSYEWTVSLEASGDRTGYLHFEGVDALRASGLKVFVTVDGTTTQMAENDTLKVSIGSMAKTATVRVAPSARTVVAQKLNGLRAFQAGNSLQVGFQVSESLAGAKAYVEILDMKGKVLSSVSGTAVSGSNALTLQTPKSGLYMVRVRVGSKQAAGSVAIK